The Rhodothermales bacterium genome has a window encoding:
- a CDS encoding OmpA family protein, with product MSKAPSVNPYKSAPLGSKAVGSVYGGAVDSAFSKISDEEVEELRRLLLAPEQYQLMQLHRRLDELEAPDSQLGAVAKYLPEAVAINARKGDKLAKALAQTFSRTLDVAVQQDTETLIDGISPLMVPALKRGIKESFRSTRNAVKWALQYGVSLNGIKWQYEAIRTKRSFSEVVLSHTLRYRVEQVFLIHRISGLPLQHVVADSVKAQDGSLVSSMLTAIQDFVQDSFGTRAEEGLATLQVGELTVWIEQGPKAILAAVVRGTPEPDLRRVLKDTARSIHLQFNAALTFFDGDITPFESTRPILEGELLSHYQIPQRPISPLFWVMLGGIVVWLSAMTFFFVRDNAYWKDYLALLKTEPGIFVIDAGRNDGKWFVTGLRDPLATPSDSLRVRTSLPAGQVTESWTPYMDMSSPILLRRAYQFLGPIPPEVTLQFENGVLTSSGQQVPKEWKESARDKAKYLIGIVSYNDDGAEVFDELLLRAQETALEQKVIYFQDKSAMPDSSRRDAMHEVFLAVRGVLQQAQIGHKNLVISVYGHATAGANEIKNIRISTERAEAVVSELIKRGLKQSEISVIQPDGLGSQSAPFYVDPRTGQVDSTLIQPFNAVTFDVVVEPRNWK from the coding sequence ATGTCGAAAGCACCGTCGGTCAACCCCTATAAGAGCGCCCCTTTGGGATCGAAGGCGGTAGGTTCTGTCTATGGGGGTGCTGTCGACAGTGCGTTCAGCAAGATCTCCGACGAAGAGGTCGAGGAACTCCGGCGGCTTCTTCTGGCGCCCGAGCAGTATCAGCTGATGCAGTTGCATCGCCGGTTGGATGAACTGGAGGCCCCTGATTCGCAGCTTGGCGCGGTCGCCAAGTACCTGCCCGAGGCCGTGGCCATCAACGCCCGCAAGGGCGACAAGCTCGCGAAGGCGCTGGCGCAGACGTTCAGCCGTACGCTTGACGTGGCCGTTCAGCAGGACACCGAGACGCTGATCGACGGGATTTCACCGTTGATGGTGCCGGCGTTGAAACGAGGCATCAAGGAGTCCTTCCGATCCACCCGCAACGCGGTCAAGTGGGCGCTGCAATACGGGGTATCGCTGAACGGCATCAAGTGGCAATACGAGGCCATCCGCACCAAGCGCTCGTTCTCGGAGGTTGTGCTCAGCCACACGCTCCGGTATCGTGTCGAGCAGGTGTTCCTCATTCATCGGATCAGTGGGTTGCCGCTGCAGCACGTGGTGGCGGACTCGGTGAAGGCGCAGGACGGATCGCTCGTTTCCAGCATGCTCACCGCGATCCAGGATTTTGTGCAGGACTCGTTCGGCACCCGCGCCGAGGAGGGGCTTGCGACGCTGCAGGTGGGCGAACTGACGGTCTGGATCGAGCAGGGGCCGAAGGCCATCCTCGCGGCCGTCGTCCGCGGCACGCCCGAGCCCGATCTGCGTCGAGTCCTCAAGGACACCGCGCGTTCGATTCATCTCCAGTTTAACGCCGCACTGACATTTTTCGACGGCGACATCACGCCGTTCGAATCCACCCGCCCCATCCTGGAAGGGGAGTTACTCTCCCACTACCAGATCCCGCAGCGGCCGATATCGCCCCTGTTCTGGGTCATGCTGGGTGGGATCGTGGTCTGGCTCAGCGCCATGACGTTTTTCTTCGTGCGCGACAACGCGTACTGGAAAGACTACCTCGCGCTCTTGAAAACGGAGCCGGGCATCTTTGTCATTGACGCCGGCCGCAACGACGGAAAGTGGTTTGTCACGGGCCTTCGGGATCCGCTGGCTACCCCCAGCGACTCGCTCCGGGTGCGCACGAGTCTGCCTGCCGGCCAGGTCACGGAGTCCTGGACACCCTATATGGATATGTCGTCGCCGATTCTTCTGCGGCGCGCCTATCAGTTCCTCGGGCCCATCCCTCCGGAAGTCACGCTCCAATTCGAGAACGGCGTCCTGACGTCCAGCGGTCAGCAAGTGCCGAAGGAATGGAAGGAATCGGCTCGCGACAAGGCCAAATACCTGATCGGTATCGTCAGTTATAACGATGACGGCGCCGAGGTTTTTGACGAGTTGCTGCTCCGTGCCCAGGAGACGGCGCTCGAACAGAAGGTGATCTATTTCCAGGATAAATCTGCCATGCCGGACTCGTCGCGTCGCGATGCCATGCACGAGGTGTTCCTGGCCGTCCGCGGCGTCCTACAGCAGGCGCAGATCGGTCACAAGAACCTGGTCATCAGTGTGTACGGACACGCCACGGCAGGCGCCAACGAGATCAAAAACATCCGGATCAGCACCGAACGCGCCGAGGCCGTGGTCAGCGAGTTGATCAAGCGGGGGCTGAAGCAGTCGGAAATCAGTGTCATCCAGCCGGACGGCCTCGGGTCGCAATCGGCGCCCTTCTACGTCGATCCACGCACCGGCCAGGTAGATT
- a CDS encoding Rab family GTPase, translating into MTQKKICTLGTSAVGKSSLVARFVKGIFSDQYLTTIGVKIDKKTVTARGQKVDLLIWDLNGEDRFQKLSMNYLRGTAGYLLVIDGTRRSTMDAAIALHHKAQATIGDVPFVVLINKADISSEWEVREDEIAEMRARGWNIQHTSARTGAGVEKAFIDLAHKLV; encoded by the coding sequence ATGACTCAGAAAAAGATCTGTACGCTCGGTACGTCGGCTGTCGGCAAGAGTAGCCTCGTCGCGCGATTCGTCAAGGGGATCTTCTCCGACCAGTACCTGACGACCATCGGAGTAAAAATCGATAAAAAAACGGTCACGGCCCGGGGCCAGAAAGTCGACCTACTCATCTGGGATTTAAATGGAGAGGATCGATTCCAAAAACTCTCCATGAACTACCTACGCGGGACGGCCGGATATTTGTTAGTGATTGATGGTACCCGACGCTCCACCATGGACGCCGCGATCGCCCTGCACCACAAAGCCCAGGCAACGATCGGTGATGTGCCGTTTGTGGTGTTGATCAATAAGGCGGACATCTCCAGCGAGTGGGAAGTCCGCGAGGACGAGATCGCGGAGATGCGGGCGCGCGGGTGGAATATCCAACACACCAGCGCCAGAACGGGCGCCGGCGTCGAAAAAGCGTTTATCGACCTCGCCCACAAGCTCGTATAG